The proteins below are encoded in one region of Roseovarius bejariae:
- a CDS encoding CCA tRNA nucleotidyltransferase, translating into MKVTGDWITAKPTQAVCRMLESAGFQALFVGGCVRNALLEAPVADIDIATDAPPETVVQLAEQAGFKPVPTGIEHGTVTIVSDGLPHEVTTFREDVETFGRHATVAFSTDVAEDARRRDFTMNALYARSDGTVIDPLGGLPDLKARRVRFIEDPGQRIREDYLRILRFFRFHAWYGDPQAGLDAEGLAAVAQHLDGLSGLSRERVGAEFVKLLSAPDPAPSVAAMRACGVLMAVLPGADDRALAPLVHLEGMAGAAPDGMRRLAALGGDALQERFRLSKAQARRATMLRSEATGLRAPAELGYRFGETDGQDILLLRAALLEQPWSDDDLEPLRKGATVSFPLKAADLMPAYEGPRLGERLRELEQRWIDSGFALTRDDMLAE; encoded by the coding sequence ATGAAAGTCACCGGCGACTGGATAACGGCCAAGCCCACCCAAGCGGTGTGCCGGATGCTTGAATCTGCCGGGTTTCAGGCGCTGTTTGTCGGTGGTTGCGTCCGCAACGCGCTTCTGGAGGCGCCCGTGGCGGACATTGACATCGCAACCGACGCACCGCCCGAAACCGTTGTTCAACTCGCCGAACAAGCCGGTTTCAAACCTGTTCCAACCGGGATCGAACATGGCACGGTCACGATTGTCTCGGATGGTTTGCCGCATGAGGTGACGACCTTCCGCGAAGATGTGGAAACCTTCGGGCGCCATGCCACCGTGGCCTTTTCCACGGATGTTGCCGAGGATGCGCGGCGCCGCGATTTCACGATGAACGCGCTTTACGCCCGGTCGGACGGTACGGTGATCGACCCCTTGGGCGGTCTGCCTGACCTCAAGGCGCGGCGTGTGCGCTTCATTGAAGACCCGGGTCAGCGTATTCGTGAAGATTACCTGCGTATCCTCCGGTTTTTCCGGTTCCACGCATGGTACGGTGACCCGCAGGCCGGATTGGATGCCGAGGGCCTGGCGGCTGTTGCACAGCATCTGGATGGGCTGTCCGGCCTGTCACGCGAAAGGGTCGGGGCCGAGTTCGTCAAGCTGTTGTCGGCCCCCGATCCGGCCCCGTCCGTCGCGGCCATGCGGGCCTGCGGGGTCTTGATGGCTGTCTTGCCCGGGGCGGATGATCGCGCCCTCGCGCCCTTGGTGCACTTGGAAGGCATGGCCGGGGCGGCCCCCGACGGGATGCGGCGGCTTGCGGCGCTGGGCGGTGACGCCCTGCAAGAACGGTTTCGCCTGAGCAAGGCGCAGGCCCGTCGCGCGACCATGCTGCGCTCCGAGGCTACGGGCCTGCGGGCACCTGCCGAACTGGGCTACAGGTTTGGTGAAACGGATGGTCAGGACATCCTGCTATTGCGTGCCGCGCTTCTGGAACAGCCTTGGAGTGACGATGATTTGGAACCGCTGCGCAAAGGCGCGACGGTAAGCTTCCCGCTCAAGGCCGCCGACCTGATGCCGGCCTATGAAGGCCCTCGATTGGGGGAGCGCTTGCGCGAACTGGAGCAACGCTGGATCGACTCGGGCTTCGCGCTGACCCGCGACGACATGCTGGCGGAGTAA
- a CDS encoding class I SAM-dependent RNA methyltransferase — protein MDQYHITRLGHRGDGIAEGPLFAPLTLPGEVVTARRDGDQLRDVKIVTPSEHRVAPPCRHFKSCGGCQLQHASDAFVADWKVEVVRTALTAQGIEADFAPIHVSPPLSRRRATFAARRTKKGAMAGFHAKGSDVITDIPGCQLLHPDLLQARPVAEALAMAGASRKHSLDVAVTLTRNGLDVAVSGGKPLDGPLRLELAQLAEAHDLARLAWEDEVIATRLPPEQDFGGVTVTPPPGAFLQATQDGEAALRNEVVQITKGAKRIVDLFAGCGTFALPLAKQAEVHAIEGDPAMMASLDTGWRHAHGLKAVSHEARDLFRRPLMPDELKTFDAAVIDPPRAGAEAQIAELCQSDIPVIAHVSCNPASFARDARALLSAGFKMGPVQVVDQFRWSAHVEMVAAFQRS, from the coding sequence ATGGATCAATACCACATCACACGCTTGGGCCACCGTGGAGATGGCATTGCCGAAGGCCCGCTTTTTGCCCCGCTCACTCTTCCGGGGGAGGTTGTGACGGCCCGGCGCGATGGTGATCAGCTGCGCGATGTCAAAATTGTCACGCCGTCCGAGCATCGCGTTGCCCCGCCCTGTCGCCATTTCAAATCCTGTGGCGGCTGCCAGCTTCAGCATGCCTCGGATGCCTTCGTGGCAGATTGGAAGGTCGAGGTCGTGCGCACCGCCCTTACCGCACAAGGGATCGAGGCCGATTTCGCGCCGATCCATGTTTCCCCGCCCCTTTCCCGCCGCCGTGCCACATTCGCGGCGCGCCGCACGAAAAAGGGCGCCATGGCAGGTTTTCATGCCAAGGGGTCGGATGTGATCACCGACATCCCCGGATGCCAGTTGTTACATCCCGATCTGTTACAGGCACGCCCGGTGGCCGAAGCACTGGCCATGGCCGGGGCCAGCCGAAAACATAGTCTTGATGTAGCGGTCACCCTGACCCGCAACGGTTTGGATGTTGCCGTGAGCGGTGGCAAGCCCTTGGATGGTCCGCTTCGATTGGAACTGGCGCAATTGGCCGAGGCCCATGATCTCGCCCGCCTCGCGTGGGAGGACGAGGTGATCGCAACCCGCCTTCCGCCCGAACAGGATTTCGGCGGGGTCACTGTCACTCCTCCACCCGGGGCCTTTTTGCAGGCTACGCAGGATGGGGAGGCCGCGTTGCGAAATGAAGTTGTCCAAATCACCAAGGGCGCCAAGCGTATCGTCGATCTTTTCGCCGGATGCGGCACCTTTGCCCTGCCGCTTGCCAAACAGGCCGAGGTGCACGCCATCGAAGGCGACCCGGCGATGATGGCGTCCCTTGATACGGGGTGGCGACATGCGCACGGCCTGAAGGCGGTCAGCCATGAGGCGCGCGACCTGTTCCGCCGCCCGCTGATGCCGGATGAACTTAAAACCTTCGATGCGGCGGTGATCGACCCTCCACGCGCCGGGGCCGAGGCGCAGATCGCGGAACTTTGCCAATCTGATATTCCGGTCATCGCGCATGTTTCGTGCAACCCGGCAAGCTTTGCCCGCGATGCACGCGCCCTGTTGAGCGCGGGGTTCAAGATGGGTCCGGTGCAGGTTGTCGATCAATTCCGCTGGTCGGCGCATGTTGAAATGGTGGCCGCATTCCAACGGTCGTGA
- a CDS encoding argininosuccinate synthase, with translation MSAPKKVVLAYSGGLDTSIILKWLQTEYGCEVVTFTADLGQGEELEPARKKAELLGIKPENIFIEDIREEFVRDFVFPMFRANAVYEGLYLLGTSIARPLISKRLVEIAEETGADAVAHGATGKGNDQVRFELAAYALNPDIKVIAPWREWDLSSRTKLLDFAEKNQIPIAKDKRGEAPFSVDANLLHTSSEGKVLEDPAEMAPDYVYQRTVHPEDAPNEPEIIEIGFEKGDAVSINGEALSPANLLTKLNELGGKHGIGRLDLVEGRFVGMKSRGIYETPGGTILLEAHRGIEQITLDRGAAHLKDELMPRYAELIYNGFWYSPEREMLQAAIDASQHHVTGSVKLKLYKGSARTVARWSDHSLYSEAHVTFEDDAGAYDQKDAAGFIQLNALRLKLLAARERRLKG, from the coding sequence ATGTCCGCGCCCAAGAAAGTCGTGCTGGCCTATTCCGGGGGGCTTGATACCTCGATCATCCTGAAATGGCTGCAAACCGAATATGGTTGCGAGGTGGTGACCTTTACCGCCGATCTGGGCCAGGGCGAGGAGTTGGAGCCCGCGCGCAAGAAGGCGGAACTTCTTGGAATCAAACCGGAAAACATCTTTATCGAAGACATCCGTGAAGAGTTCGTGCGTGATTTCGTTTTCCCGATGTTCCGCGCAAATGCAGTGTACGAGGGGCTGTACCTTCTGGGTACGTCAATCGCCAGACCGTTGATTTCAAAGCGTCTTGTGGAGATTGCCGAGGAAACCGGAGCCGATGCCGTCGCGCATGGGGCCACAGGCAAGGGCAACGATCAAGTGCGGTTCGAACTGGCCGCATATGCCCTGAACCCCGACATCAAGGTGATCGCGCCGTGGCGCGAATGGGACCTGTCCAGCCGTACCAAACTTCTTGATTTTGCAGAGAAAAACCAGATTCCGATCGCCAAGGACAAACGCGGCGAAGCGCCGTTTTCCGTGGATGCGAACCTGCTGCATACGTCGAGCGAGGGCAAGGTTCTGGAAGACCCCGCAGAGATGGCGCCGGATTACGTGTATCAACGCACGGTTCATCCCGAGGATGCGCCGAATGAACCGGAAATCATCGAAATCGGCTTTGAGAAAGGCGATGCCGTCAGCATCAACGGCGAGGCGCTTAGCCCTGCTAACCTATTGACAAAACTGAATGAATTGGGCGGCAAGCACGGTATCGGGCGGCTGGACCTGGTGGAAGGCCGGTTCGTGGGGATGAAGAGCCGCGGGATTTACGAGACCCCGGGCGGCACGATCCTTCTGGAAGCGCATCGCGGGATCGAACAAATCACGCTGGACCGGGGCGCCGCGCACCTCAAAGATGAGTTGATGCCGCGGTATGCGGAGCTGATCTATAACGGGTTCTGGTACAGCCCCGAACGCGAGATGTTGCAGGCGGCGATTGACGCCTCACAACATCATGTGACCGGATCTGTGAAACTGAAGCTTTACAAAGGCTCGGCCCGCACGGTTGCCCGCTGGTCGGATCATAGCCTGTATTCGGAAGCGCATGTGACCTTCGAAGACGACGCGGGCGCCTACGATCAGAAGGACGCCGCCGGTTTCATCCAGCTCAACGCGCTGCGCCTGAAGCTTTTGGCGGCGCGGGAGCGCCGGTTGAAAGGATAA
- a CDS encoding thiamine diphosphokinase, producing the protein MIVVHDKPVTLIGGAEVSKKMLDRAQSFGPCVVAADGGADAALYNGVMPDAVIGDFDSLTDWARGQIPRAALHPIPEQETTDFDKCLRNIAAPLVVGVGFSGNRLDHQLSAYNTLVRHPHRPCVLLGVEELVFLCPPSIRLDLKTGCPVSLFPMGAVEGVSDGLQFPIDGLNFAPDGRVGTSNTALGPVDISVTSPKMLVILPQESFEQAVQALLSARSWWPAP; encoded by the coding sequence ATGATTGTAGTGCATGACAAACCTGTAACCTTGATTGGTGGGGCCGAGGTCTCGAAAAAGATGCTCGATCGTGCACAATCCTTCGGGCCGTGTGTTGTTGCGGCGGATGGTGGGGCTGATGCCGCGCTTTATAACGGGGTCATGCCCGATGCCGTAATCGGTGATTTCGATTCGCTCACCGATTGGGCGCGGGGGCAAATCCCTCGGGCGGCCCTGCATCCCATTCCCGAACAGGAAACAACCGATTTTGACAAATGCCTGCGTAACATCGCGGCGCCGCTTGTTGTTGGCGTGGGGTTTTCGGGCAATCGGCTTGATCATCAACTCTCCGCTTACAATACACTTGTGCGTCACCCGCACCGGCCCTGTGTGCTTTTGGGGGTGGAGGAGCTTGTGTTTCTCTGTCCTCCGTCCATCCGCCTCGATTTGAAAACTGGCTGTCCGGTTTCGCTTTTCCCCATGGGTGCGGTCGAAGGGGTGTCCGATGGGTTGCAGTTTCCCATCGACGGTTTGAATTTCGCCCCCGACGGTCGGGTCGGCACATCCAATACGGCACTTGGCCCGGTCGATATTTCGGTCACGTCACCCAAGATGCTGGTTATCCTTCCTCAAGAGTCGTTCGAGCAGGCCGTTCAGGCGTTGCTGTCCGCCCGGTCGTGGTGGCCCGCGCCATGA
- a CDS encoding HAD family hydrolase produces the protein MRLAMWSGPRNLSTAMMYSFGARSDFAVIDEPFYAAYLTLTGLQHPMRDDIIASQPTEPQAVIDGLLGPVPAQKPHFYQKHMAQHMIDGVPRDWITQVTNVFLIRHPARVAASFSAKYDNPTLADIGFVQQAELYDLLTAQGQAPVVIDSAYIRRDPETMLKRLCAAIDLPWDPAMLSWPKGGHPEDGVWAAHWYASVHGSTGFAAAEGPLPALDGPRAELAKAAMPAYEKLRAVAL, from the coding sequence ATGCGCCTCGCAATGTGGTCTGGCCCCCGCAATCTTTCGACCGCGATGATGTACTCCTTCGGCGCGCGTTCTGATTTCGCGGTGATCGATGAGCCGTTCTATGCCGCTTACCTCACCCTCACCGGCCTTCAGCACCCCATGCGCGATGACATCATCGCGTCACAACCCACAGAACCGCAGGCCGTGATTGATGGGTTATTAGGCCCTGTTCCTGCCCAAAAACCGCATTTCTATCAGAAACACATGGCCCAGCACATGATCGATGGGGTCCCGCGGGACTGGATAACGCAGGTGACGAATGTCTTTCTCATCCGCCACCCGGCCCGCGTCGCGGCCAGCTTCTCGGCGAAATACGACAACCCCACGCTCGCCGACATCGGTTTCGTCCAACAGGCCGAGCTTTATGATCTGCTCACCGCGCAGGGCCAAGCGCCCGTGGTGATCGATTCCGCCTACATTCGCCGTGACCCCGAAACCATGCTCAAGCGTCTTTGCGCCGCCATCGACCTGCCCTGGGATCCCGCCATGCTCAGCTGGCCCAAGGGCGGCCACCCGGAGGATGGCGTCTGGGCGGCTCATTGGTATGCCTCGGTGCATGGCTCCACCGGGTTTGCCGCGGCCGAAGGCCCCTTGCCTGCCCTTGATGGTCCACGCGCCGAGCTTGCCAAGGCCGCGATGCCGGCTTACGAAAAACTCCGCGCCGTGGCGCTGTGA
- a CDS encoding CoA pyrophosphatase yields the protein MMIDPITHVTRALAKARLDTSDYDLNPDIVLPAGRKLRPAGVLVAIAEVRTGPVVYLTKRSSALKHHPGQIAFPGGKQDEGDDDVTAAALREAWEEIGLEPDNVEVLGSLPSHETVTSFTVTPVVARIRAGFDPIAEPGEVEEVFTVPLSHLLHTDNFHVQSRRWRGRQRRYYTVPFGPYYIWGATARILRSLADAARAS from the coding sequence ATGATGATTGATCCGATCACCCATGTAACCCGTGCCTTGGCCAAGGCACGGCTGGATACGTCGGATTACGACCTGAATCCCGATATTGTTCTTCCTGCGGGCCGGAAACTTCGGCCTGCGGGGGTTCTGGTGGCGATTGCCGAGGTCAGGACCGGGCCGGTTGTCTACCTGACGAAACGCTCCTCCGCGCTCAAGCATCATCCGGGGCAGATCGCCTTTCCCGGTGGCAAGCAGGACGAGGGTGATGATGATGTCACCGCCGCCGCCCTTCGGGAAGCATGGGAGGAAATCGGGCTTGAGCCCGATAATGTCGAGGTTCTGGGTAGCCTGCCCAGCCATGAAACCGTGACCAGCTTCACGGTGACGCCCGTTGTGGCGCGCATTCGTGCCGGGTTTGACCCGATTGCGGAACCCGGCGAGGTCGAGGAGGTGTTTACCGTTCCACTCTCGCACCTGCTGCACACTGACAATTTCCATGTCCAATCCCGCCGTTGGCGTGGCCGGCAGCGGCGGTATTACACTGTGCCCTTTGGCCCCTATTACATCTGGGGGGCGACCGCGCGTATCCTGCGATCTCTGGCCGACGCGGCGAGGGCGTCATGA
- a CDS encoding Hpt domain-containing protein: MMKPKNRISRIACTQDRLTVLNNTLNEQDKDILAMIDWNRVKDLRDEIGADSLQEVVGMFLEEADAEVAGLRDDPRQDALESRLHALKGSALNLGFAQFSEKCQAGETAAAAGAAEQVDIADILASYDTSKAVFLEGLGSVSPA, encoded by the coding sequence ATGATGAAGCCTAAAAATCGAATTTCTAGAATTGCCTGTACTCAGGATCGCTTAACAGTTTTGAACAACACTCTGAATGAGCAAGATAAGGACATTTTGGCGATGATCGACTGGAACAGGGTAAAAGACTTGCGCGATGAAATCGGCGCCGACAGTTTGCAGGAAGTGGTTGGTATGTTCCTTGAAGAAGCCGACGCAGAAGTTGCCGGGCTTCGAGATGATCCAAGGCAGGATGCGCTTGAATCCCGCTTGCATGCCCTGAAAGGCAGCGCACTGAACCTTGGGTTTGCACAGTTCTCAGAGAAATGCCAAGCGGGTGAAACAGCGGCAGCGGCTGGTGCGGCAGAGCAGGTTGATATTGCCGACATTCTGGCCAGCTACGACACCTCGAAAGCCGTTTTCCTTGAGGGGTTAGGTAGCGTATCGCCTGCTTAA
- the ilvA gene encoding threonine ammonia-lyase IlvA: MTDFRPLAQSAEAAMRDVFDPTPLQRNDHLSERYHADIWLKREDLSPVRSYKLRGAFNAMRKVLENSPNSTQFVCASAGNHAQGVAFMCRHFGVKGVIFMPVTTPQQKIGKTEKFGGDAVSIRLTGDYFDDTLSAAQAYCAEINGHFLSPFDDEDVIEGQASVGVEIEKQLDHMPDRIIMPVGGGGLSSGVCSYLGDRTTFTLVEPEGGACLAAALHAGKPTRLDHIDNFADGAAVAQIGAKTFARLAHIDPSTMLAIDEDRLCTTMLEMLNVEGIVLEPAGALAVDALKDLAQDIRGKTVVCVTSGGNFDFERLPEVKERAQRYSGVKKYFILRMPQRPGALRDFLNILGPEDDIARFEYLKKSARNFGSVLIGIETNRPENFEHIQTKLEAAGFDYRDITNDEVLAEFLI, translated from the coding sequence ATGACTGATTTTCGCCCCCTTGCCCAATCCGCCGAAGCCGCGATGCGCGACGTGTTCGACCCCACGCCGCTGCAACGCAACGATCACCTGTCCGAACGTTATCATGCCGACATCTGGCTCAAGCGCGAGGATCTGTCGCCGGTGCGCTCCTACAAGCTGCGCGGGGCCTTCAACGCCATGCGTAAAGTCTTGGAAAATAGTCCGAATTCGACACAGTTTGTTTGTGCCAGTGCCGGCAATCATGCCCAGGGCGTGGCCTTCATGTGCCGTCACTTCGGGGTCAAGGGTGTGATCTTCATGCCGGTCACGACCCCGCAGCAGAAGATCGGCAAGACCGAGAAATTCGGTGGCGATGCCGTTTCGATCCGGCTGACCGGCGATTACTTTGACGATACGCTTTCGGCGGCACAGGCTTATTGCGCTGAAATCAATGGGCATTTCCTGTCTCCTTTCGACGATGAAGACGTGATCGAAGGTCAGGCCTCTGTGGGCGTCGAGATCGAAAAACAGCTGGATCATATGCCCGACCGGATCATCATGCCCGTCGGTGGCGGGGGTCTCTCCTCAGGGGTTTGCAGTTATCTCGGGGATCGCACCACTTTCACATTGGTCGAACCGGAAGGTGGGGCCTGCCTTGCGGCTGCGTTGCATGCCGGTAAGCCGACCCGTCTGGACCATATCGACAATTTCGCCGATGGTGCCGCCGTCGCCCAGATCGGGGCCAAGACCTTTGCACGCCTTGCCCATATCGACCCCTCCACCATGCTGGCGATTGATGAAGATCGCCTTTGCACCACGATGCTTGAAATGCTCAACGTCGAAGGCATCGTGCTTGAACCTGCTGGGGCGCTGGCCGTTGATGCGCTCAAGGATTTGGCACAAGATATTCGTGGCAAAACAGTGGTTTGCGTGACGTCCGGGGGGAATTTTGATTTCGAGCGCCTTCCCGAGGTCAAGGAACGCGCACAGCGTTATTCCGGTGTCAAAAAGTACTTCATCCTGCGTATGCCGCAGCGCCCCGGTGCCTTGCGCGATTTCCTGAACATTCTCGGCCCCGAAGACGATATTGCACGGTTCGAGTATCTCAAGAAATCCGCCCGCAATTTCGGGTCGGTCCTGATCGGGATCGAAACCAACCGCCCCGAGAACTTCGAACATATCCAGACAAAACTTGAAGCGGCTGGTTTCGACTATCGCGACATAACGAATGACGAAGTTCTTGCCGAGTTCCTGATTTAA
- a CDS encoding PP2C family protein-serine/threonine phosphatase, giving the protein MRRVLVVDDSRAQRRILSASLQRWGFSVREAASGLEALTICRDDPPDLVMSDWMMPGMDGLEFCREFRAMRRDSYGYFILLTSKSGKEEIAHGLDAGADDFLTKPVNASELRARIAAGDRILRMERELTEKNRLVKSTLDELQSLYDALDNDLIEAKKLQQSLVSDRHRDFGPAEVSLMLRSSGHVGGDLVGFFPVTSTRIGLYGIDVSGHGISSALMTARLAGYLSAVSPDQNVALRRMPDGSYALKPPGETIAALNQMVLNEMETEHYFTLLLADVNLSTGKVTMAQAGHPYPALQRANGRVEMIGTGGLPVGLIDGAEYEDFEVTMAPGDRLMIHSDGVVECADPAGALLDDPGLAQILAELRQTRGMACLESLVWKLVDFAHTDDLTDDVSAILLEFKPSPIVG; this is encoded by the coding sequence ATGCGCAGGGTTCTCGTGGTGGATGACAGCCGCGCGCAAAGGCGCATTTTGTCTGCCTCTCTGCAACGCTGGGGTTTTTCCGTAAGAGAGGCCGCATCAGGCCTCGAAGCCTTGACAATCTGCCGCGACGATCCGCCCGACCTGGTGATGAGCGACTGGATGATGCCGGGTATGGATGGCCTGGAATTTTGCCGTGAATTCCGGGCCATGCGGCGTGACAGCTATGGTTATTTCATTCTTCTGACGTCCAAAAGCGGCAAGGAAGAGATCGCCCATGGCCTTGATGCCGGGGCCGATGATTTTCTAACCAAGCCGGTGAATGCCTCGGAACTACGCGCGCGTATCGCTGCGGGCGATCGTATCCTGCGGATGGAGCGGGAACTGACCGAGAAGAACCGTTTGGTCAAATCCACACTGGATGAATTGCAGTCCCTCTACGATGCGCTCGACAATGATTTGATCGAGGCGAAGAAGTTGCAACAATCCTTGGTCAGCGATCGTCATCGCGATTTCGGGCCTGCCGAGGTTTCGCTCATGCTGCGATCCAGTGGCCATGTGGGGGGTGATCTGGTCGGGTTCTTCCCGGTCACTTCCACACGCATTGGGTTATACGGAATCGACGTGTCAGGGCATGGGATCAGTTCGGCCCTGATGACGGCGCGCCTTGCGGGTTACCTATCCGCGGTGTCGCCGGATCAGAACGTCGCGCTGCGCCGTATGCCGGACGGGTCATATGCCCTGAAACCTCCGGGTGAAACCATTGCCGCGCTCAATCAAATGGTCCTGAACGAAATGGAGACCGAACATTACTTTACCCTGCTTCTGGCCGATGTGAACCTGTCTACGGGAAAGGTAACCATGGCGCAGGCGGGTCATCCCTACCCGGCCTTGCAGCGGGCCAACGGGCGGGTGGAAATGATCGGAACCGGCGGTTTGCCGGTGGGCCTGATCGACGGGGCCGAATACGAGGATTTCGAGGTTACGATGGCCCCGGGGGATCGGCTCATGATCCATTCCGACGGGGTGGTGGAATGTGCCGACCCGGCTGGTGCCCTGCTGGACGATCCCGGGCTTGCACAAATCCTTGCCGAGTTGCGCCAGACACGCGGCATGGCCTGCCTTGAGTCACTGGTCTGGAAACTGGTGGATTTTGCGCACACAGACGACCTGACCGATGATGTCTCGGCAATTCTGCTTGAATTCAAGCCAAGCCCCATAGTTGGCTGA
- a CDS encoding L,D-transpeptidase family protein, with translation MRILKLILAGFLCLGLAACSSKFKTYNGPEVTRVIVNKGDRELYLLHHDKVLKNYDIDLGFAPAGHKQFEGDGKTPEGHYVIDRRNPNSEFHLSVGISYPNRKDIAFATSQGKSPGGDIFIHGQPNAKGLLERTDPDWTAGCISVKNREIEDIYAMVKNGTPISIYP, from the coding sequence ATGCGTATTCTGAAACTGATTCTGGCTGGCTTTTTATGCCTTGGCCTTGCCGCTTGCAGTTCGAAATTCAAAACCTACAACGGCCCCGAGGTGACGCGCGTCATCGTCAACAAGGGCGACCGCGAGTTGTATCTGCTGCACCATGACAAGGTGCTGAAGAACTATGACATCGACCTGGGTTTCGCACCCGCCGGGCACAAGCAATTCGAAGGGGACGGCAAAACCCCCGAAGGCCACTACGTGATCGACCGCCGCAATCCGAATAGTGAATTTCACCTCTCCGTCGGCATTTCCTATCCCAATCGCAAGGATATCGCCTTTGCCACGTCGCAGGGCAAAAGCCCAGGTGGCGACATTTTCATTCATGGGCAGCCAAACGCCAAGGGCCTACTGGAACGGACCGACCCGGATTGGACCGCAGGCTGTATCTCGGTCAAGAATCGCGAGATCGAGGATATCTATGCCATGGTCAAAAACGGCACCCCGATCAGTATCTACCCCTGA
- a CDS encoding Hsp33 family molecular chaperone HslO produces MTLGQKIAWDDTILPFQLDNADIRGRVARLDGVLDGILKQHDYPAPVEALVAEMALLTALIGQTIKLRWKLSLQVQSKGPVRMIATDYYAPEAEGEPARIRAYASFDRDRISGTPFDQVGEGYFAVMIDQGEGTTPYQGITPLTADGLSACAEAYFAQSEQLPTRFSLSFGKSTEAGGQEHWRAGGVMLQHMPKASPFAQGGGSGEEGLLTPQDVVEGDDAENWNRANTLLDTVDDLELIGPSVAPTDLLVRLFHEEAPRVFDMQPVRFGCTCSEDRVRNSLSIYSAKDIEKMTTEEGVLTADCQFCGAHYRMDPSTLGFDAQNPPGDDD; encoded by the coding sequence ATGACTCTCGGACAAAAAATCGCTTGGGACGACACGATCCTGCCGTTCCAGCTGGACAATGCGGATATTCGCGGCCGGGTGGCGCGGCTGGATGGTGTGCTTGATGGCATCCTCAAGCAGCACGATTACCCCGCCCCGGTCGAGGCCCTGGTGGCCGAAATGGCCCTGCTGACTGCGCTCATCGGGCAAACGATCAAGCTGCGCTGGAAACTGTCGTTGCAGGTCCAGTCCAAAGGCCCGGTGCGCATGATCGCCACCGATTACTACGCCCCCGAGGCCGAAGGTGAGCCCGCGCGCATCCGCGCCTATGCCAGCTTTGACCGTGATCGCATTTCCGGTACGCCCTTCGATCAGGTGGGCGAAGGGTATTTCGCCGTGATGATCGATCAGGGCGAAGGCACCACGCCATATCAGGGGATCACACCGCTTACGGCCGATGGCCTGAGCGCCTGTGCCGAAGCTTATTTCGCACAGTCCGAACAACTACCGACGCGCTTTTCGCTATCCTTCGGCAAATCCACCGAGGCAGGCGGACAGGAACACTGGCGCGCCGGTGGCGTCATGCTCCAGCATATGCCAAAAGCTTCGCCCTTTGCCCAAGGCGGCGGATCGGGCGAAGAGGGGCTTTTGACCCCGCAAGACGTGGTGGAAGGTGACGATGCCGAGAACTGGAACCGCGCCAACACGCTTTTGGATACGGTTGACGATCTTGAGCTGATCGGTCCCTCGGTCGCGCCCACAGACCTTCTGGTGCGGCTTTTCCACGAGGAAGCCCCGCGCGTTTTCGATATGCAGCCCGTGCGCTTTGGTTGTACCTGCTCCGAAGATCGGGTGCGCAACAGCCTGTCGATCTATTCGGCCAAGGACATCGAGAAGATGACCACCGAAGAAGGGGTGCTGACCGCCGATTGCCAATTCTGCGGGGCCCATTACCGCATGGATCCCAGCACACTGGGCTTCGATGCGCAAAATCCACCCGGTGATGATGATTGA
- a CDS encoding NUDIX domain-containing protein: protein MIRRFGETPRANVRYTRRPGVYAILPRDGRLLLTHQSEPIPELQLPGGGIDPGEGPIQALHREVFEETGWKIGSARRLGAFRRFTYMPDYDLWAEKLCMIYMAWPVRPLGPPSEAGHTPVWAKPARAAQELGNAGDRHFVSQLWGLA, encoded by the coding sequence ATGATACGGCGCTTTGGCGAAACACCCCGCGCTAACGTGCGATACACACGCCGCCCCGGAGTTTACGCGATCTTACCACGGGACGGGCGGCTTTTGTTGACGCATCAATCGGAGCCAATCCCCGAATTGCAGCTTCCGGGCGGTGGGATTGACCCGGGGGAGGGGCCGATACAGGCGCTTCACCGGGAAGTTTTCGAGGAAACCGGGTGGAAGATCGGATCGGCGCGCCGGTTGGGGGCGTTTCGCCGGTTCACCTATATGCCGGACTATGACCTGTGGGCGGAAAAGCTTTGCATGATCTACATGGCATGGCCCGTGCGTCCGCTAGGCCCACCATCCGAGGCCGGACATACCCCTGTTTGGGCTAAGCCAGCACGCGCCGCGCAGGAACTGGGGAACGCGGGGGATCGGCACTTCGTCAGCCAACTATGGGGCTTGGCTTGA